The Mus musculus strain C57BL/6J chromosome 2, GRCm38.p6 C57BL/6J genome has a window encoding:
- the Siglec1 gene encoding sialoadhesin isoform X4, whose translation MHLGTGMCVLFSLLLLASVFSLGQTTWGVSSPKNVQGLSGSCLLIPCIFSYPADVPVSNGITAIWYYDYSGKRQVVIHSGDPKLVDKRFRGRAELMGNMDHKVCNLLLKDLKPEDSGTYNFRFEISDSNRWLDVKGTTVTVTTDPSPPTITIPEELREGMERNFNCSTPYLCLQEKQVSLQWRGQDPTHSVTSSFQSLEPTGVYHQTTLHMALSWQDHGRTLLCQFSLGAHSSRKEVYLQVPHAPKGVEILLSSSGRNILPGDPVTLTCRVNSSYPAVSAVQWARDGVNLGVTGHVLRLFSAAWNDSGAYTCQATNDMGSLVSSPLSLHVFMAEVKMNPAGPVLENETVTLLCSTPKEAPQELRYSWYKNHILLEDAHASTLHLPAVTRADTGFYFCEVQNAQGSERSSPLSVVVRYPPLTPDLTTFLETQAGLVGILHCSVVSEPLATVVLSHGGLTLASNSGENDFNPRFRISSAPNSLRLEIRDLQPADSGEYTCLAVNSLGNSTSSLDFYANVARLLINPSAEVVEGQAVTLSCRSGLSPAPDTRFSWYLNGALLLEGSSSSLLLPAASSTDAGSYYCRTQAGPNTSGPSLPTVLTVFYPPRKPTFTARLDLDTSGVGDGRRGILLCHVDSDPPAQLRLLHKGHVVATSLPSRCGSCSQRTKVSRTSNSLHVEIQKPVLEDEGVYLCEASNTLGNSSAAASFNAKATVLVITPSNTLREGTEANLTCNVNQEVAVSPANFSWFRNGVLWTQGSLETVRLQPVARTDAAVYACRLLTEDGAQLSAPVVLSVLYAPDPPKLSALLDVGQGHMAVFICTVDSYPLAHLSLFRGDHLLATNLEPQRPSHGRIQAKATANSLQLEVRELGLVDSGNYHCEATNILGSANSSLFFQVRGAWVQVSPSPELREGQAVVLSCQVPTGVSEGTSYSWYQDGRPLQESTSSTLRIAAISLRQAGAYHCQAQAPDTAIASLAAPVSLHVSYTPRHVTLSALLSTDPERLGHLVCSVQSDPPAQLQLFHRNRLVASTLQGADELAGSNPRLHVTVLPNELRLQIHFPELEDDGTYTCEASNTLGQASAAADFDAQAVRVTVWPNATVQEGQQVNLTCLVWSTHQDSLSYTWYKGGQQLLGARSITLPSVKVLDATSYRCGVGLPGHAPHLSRPVTLDVLHAPRNLRLTYLLETQGRQLALVLCTVDSRPPAQLTLSHGDQLVASSTEASVPNTLRLELQDPRPSNEGLYSCSAHSPLGKANTSLELLLEGVRVKMNPSGSVPEGEPVTVTCEDPAALSSALYAWFHNGHWLQEGPASSLQFLVTTRAHAGAYFCQVHDTQGTRSSRPASLQILYAPRDAVLSSFRDSRTRLMVVIQCTVDSEPPAEMVLSHNGKVLAASHERHSSASGIGHIQVARNALRLQVQDVTLGDGNTYVCTAQNTLGSISTTQRLLTETDIRVTAEPGLDVPEGTALNLSCLLPGGSGPTGNSSFTWFWNRHRLHSAPVPTLSFTPVVRAQAGLYHCRADLPTGATTSAPVMLRVLYPPKTPTLIVFVEPQGGHQGILDCRVDSEPLAILTLHRGSQLVASNQLHDAPTKPHIRVTAPPNALRVDIEELGPSNQGEYVCTASNTLGSASASAYFGTRALHQLQLFQRLLWVLGFLAGFLCLLLGLVAYHTWRKKSSTKLNEDENSAEMATKKNTIQMTPS comes from the exons ATGCACCTGGGCACTGGGATGTGTGTCCTGttctccctgctcctgctggcctcTGTCTTCTCACTAG GCCAGACCACATGGGGTGTCTCCAGTCCCAAGAATGTGCAGGGCTTGTCGGGATCCTGCCTGCTCATTCCCTGCATCTTCAGCTACCCTGCCGATGTCCCAGTGTCCAATGGCATCACAGCCATCTGGTACTATGACTACTCGGGCAAGCGGCAGGTGGTAATCCACTCAGGGGACCCCAAGCTGGTGGACAAGCGTTTCAGGGGTCGAGCTGAACTGATGGGGAACATGGACCACAAGGTGTGCAACCTGTTGCTCAAAGACTTGAAGCCTGAAGACTCTGGCACCTACAACTTCCGCTTTGAGATCAGTGATAGCAACCGCTGGTTAGATGTCAAAGGCACCACGGTCACTGTGACAA CGGATCCCAGCCCCCCCACTATTACCATTCCTGAGGAGCTGCGTGAAGGCATGGAGAGGAACTTCAACTGTTCCACACCCTACCTGTGCCTGCAGGAGAAGCAAGTCAGCCTGCAGTGGCGAGGCCAGGACCCCACCCACTCTGTCACCTCCAGCTTCCAGAGCCTCGAGCCCACTGGCGTCTATCACCAGACGACCCTACATATGGCCCTATCCTGGCAGGACCACGGTCGGACCCTGCTCTGCCAGTTCTCATTGGGCGCACACAGTAGTCGGAAAGAGGTTTACCTGCAAGTGCCAC ATGCCCCCAAAGGTGTGGAGATCCTCCTCAGCTCCTCAGGGAGGAACATCCTTCCCGGGGATCCAGTCACACTCACCTGCAGAGTGAACAGCAGCTATCCTGCTGTCAGTGCCGTGCAGTGGGCCAGGGACGGAGTGAACCTCGGAGTCACGGGACATGTGCTTCGGCTGTTCTCAGCAGCCTGGAATGATTCTGGGGCCTACACCTGCCAAGCAACAAATGATATGGGCTCTCTGGTGTCATCCCCGCTCAGCCTCCATGTTTTTA TGGCTGAAGTCAAAATGAACCCCGCAGGGCCCGTCTTGGAAAATGAGACAGTGACTCTGCTCTGTAGCACGCCGAAGGAGGCTCCCCAGGAGCTCCGCTATAGCTGGTACAAGAACCACATTCTCCTGGAAGATGCCCATGCCTCAACCTTGCACCTGCCTGCAGTCACCAGGGCTGATACTGGCTTCTACTTCTGTGAAGTGCAGAATGCCCAGGGCAGTGAGCGCTCCAGTCCATTGAGTGTGGTGGTCAGAT ATCCACCCCTTACTCCAGACCTGACCACCTTCCTGGAGACACAGGCCGGACTTGTGGGCATCTTGCATTGCTCCGTGGTCAGTGAGCCCCTGGCTACTGTGGTGCTGTCACACGGAGGCCTCACGTTGGCCTCCAACTCTGGAGAAAATGACTTCAACCCCCGATTCAGGATCTCCTCTGCCCCCAACTCCCTGCGCCTAGAAATCCGAGACTTGCAGCCAGCAGACAGCGGAGAGTACACATGCTTAGCTGTCAACTCCCTTGGAAACTCAACGTCCAGCCTAGACTTCTATGCTAATG TGGCCCGACTCCTCATCAACCCTTCAGCAGAGGTTGTGGAAGGGCAGGCGGTGACCCTGAGCTGCAGGAGTGGCCTGAGCCCAGCTCCTGACACTCGCTTCTCCTGGTACCTGAACGGAGCTCTACTTCTGGAAGGATCCAGCAGCAGCCTCCTGCTTCCTGCGGCTTCCAGCACTGATGCGGGCTCATACTACTGTAGGACGCAGGCTGGCCCCAACACCAGCGGCCCCTCCCTGCCTACTGTCCTCACTGTGTTCT ATCCCCCAAGAAAGCCCACATTCACTGCCAGGCTGGATTTGGATACCTCTGGAGTCGGGGATGGACGACGGGGCATCCTCTTGTGCCACGTAGACAGCGATCCCCCAGCCCAGCTACGGCTTCTCCACAAAGGCCATGTTGTGGCCACTTCTCTGCCATCAAGGTGTGGGAGCTGTTCCCAGCGCACAAAAGTCAGCAGAACCTCCAACTCACTGCACGTGGAGATCCAGAAGCCTGTATTAGAGGATGAGGGCGTGTACCTGTGTGAGGCTAGCAACACATTGGGCAACTCCTCAGCCGCAGCCTCTTTCAATGCTAAGG CCACTGTACTGGTCATCACACCGTCAAATACACTGCGTGAAGGCACAGAGGCCAACCTAACTTGCAACGTGAACCAGGAGGTTGCTGTCAGCCCTGCCAACTTCTCCTGGTTCCGGAATGGAGTGCTGTGGACCCAGGGATCACTGGAGACTGTGAGGCTGCAGCCTGTGGCCAGAACTGATGCTGCTGTCTATGCCTGCCGCCTCCTCACCGAGGATGGGGCTCAGCTCTCGGCTCCTGTGGTCCTAAGTGTGCTGT ATGCCCCAGACCCTCCAAAGCTGTCAGCCCTCCTAGATGTGGGTCAGGGCCACATGGCCGTGTTCATCTGCACTGTGGACAGCTATCCCCTGGCTCACCTGTCTCTGTTCCGTGGGGACCATCTCCTGGCCACCAACTTGGAACCCCAGCGTCCCTCCCATGGCAGGATCCAGGCCAAGGCCACAGCCAACTCCCTGCAGCTAGAGGTCCGAGAACTAGGTCTTGTGGACTCTGGAAACTACCACTGTGAAGCCACCAATATTCTTGGGTCAGCCAACAGTTCACTCTTCTTCCAGGTCAGAG GAGCCTGGGTCCAGGTTTCACCATCACCTGAGCTCCGGGAGGGCCAGGCTGTGGTCCTGAGCTGCCAGGTGCCCACAGGAGTCTCTGAGGGGACCTCATACAGCTGGTATCAGGATGGCCGCCCCCTCCAGGAGTCAACCTCATCTACACTCCGCATTGCAGCCATAAGTCTGAGGCAAGCTGGTGCCTACCATTGCCAAGCTCAGGCCCCAGACACAGCTATTGCCAGCCTGGCTGCCCCTGTCAGCCTCCATGTGTCCT ATACCCCACGTCATGTTACACTCAGTGCCCTGCTGAGCACGGACCCTGAGCGACTAGGCCACCTGGTGTGCAGTGTACAAAGTGACCCTCCAGCGCAGCTGCAACTGTTTCACCGGAATCGCCTCGTGGCCTCTACCCTACAAGGCGCGGACGAATTGGCAGGCAGTAATCCCCGGCTGCATGTGACTGTGCTCCCCAATGAGCTGCGCCTGCAGATCCACTTTCCAGAGCTGGAGGATGACGGGACCTATACATGCGAAGCCAGCAACACACTGGGCCAGGCCTCGGCTGCAGCTGACTTCGATGCCCAGG CTGTGCGAGTGACTGTGTGGCCCAATGCCACTGTGCAAGAGGGGCAGCAGGTGAACCTGACCTGCTTGGTGTGGAGCACCCACCAGGACTCACTCAGCTACACATGGTACAAGGGCGGGCAACAACTCCTTGGTGCCAGATCCATCACCCTGCCCAGTGTTAAGGTTTTGGATGCTACCTCCTACCGCTGTGGTGTGGGGCTCCCCGGCCACGCaccccatctctccagacccgtGACCCTGGATGTCCTCC ATGCTCCCCGAAACCTGCGGCTGACCTACCTCCTAGAGACCCAGGGCAGGCAGCTGGCCCTGGTACTGTGTACGGTGGATAGTCGTCCACCTGCCCAGCTAACTCTCAGCCATGGTGACCAGCTTGTAGCCTCCTCAACTGAAGCCTCTGTCCCCAACACCCTGCGCCTAGAGCTTCAGGATCCAAGGCCTAGTAATGAGGGGCTCTATAGCTGCTCTGCCCACAGCCCATTGGGCAAGGCCAACACGTCCCTGGAACTTCTGCTGGAAG GTGTCCGAGTGAAAATGAATCCCTCTGGTAGTGTACCCGAGGGAGAGCCTGTCACAGTGACCTGCGAGGACCCTGCTGCCCTCTCATCCGCCCTCTATGCCTGGTTTCACAATGGCCATTGGCTTCAGGAGGGACCGGCTTCCTCACTCCAGTTCCTGGTGACTACACGGGCTCACGCTGGTGCTTACTTTTGCCAGGTGCATGATACACAAGGCACACGGAGCTCCAGACCTGCCAGCCTGCAAATTCTCT ATGCCCCCCGGGATgctgtcctgtcttcctttcGAGACTCAAGGACCAGGCTCATGGTCGTGATTCAGTGCACCGTGGACAGTGAGCCACCTGCTGAGATGGTCCTATCCCACAATGGCAAGGTGCTAGCTGCCAGCCACGAGCGTCACAGCTCAGCATCAGGGATAGGCCACATCCAGGTAGCCCGAAATGCTCTTCGACTACAAGTGCAAGATGTGACTCTGGGTGATGGCAACACCTATGTTTGCACAGCCCAGAATACACTGGGCTCCATCAGTACCACCCAGAGGCTTCTGACGGAGACTG ATATACGTGTGACAGCTGAGCCAGGCTTGGATGTGCCAGAGGGCACAGCTCTGAACTTAAGCTGCCTCCTCCCTGGTGGCTCTGGGCCCACGGGCAACTCTTCCTTCACGTGGTTCTGGAATCGCCACCGACTACATTCAGCTCCTGTGCCCACACTCTCCTTCACCCCTGTGGTCCGGGCTCAGGCTGGGCTGTACCACTGCAGGGCTGATCTCCCCACCGGGGCCACTACCTCTGCTCCAGTTATGCTCCGTGTCCTCT atccccccaAGACGCCCACTCTCATAGTGTTTGTGGAGCCTCAGGGTGGCCACCAGGGCATCCTCGACTGTCGAGTGGACAGTGAGCCCCTGGCCATCCTCACTCTTCACCGGGGCAGTCAACTAGTAGCCTCCAACCAACTTCACGATGCTCCCACCAAGCCCCACATCCGAGTCACTGCTCCTCCCAATGCCTTGAGAGTGGACATAGAGGAGCTCGGCCCTAGCAATCAAGGGGAGTATGTGTGCACTGCCTCCAACACTCTgggctctgcctcagcctctgcctaCTTTGGGACCAGAG CTCTGCACCAACTGCAGCTGTTCCAGAGGCTGCTCTGGGTCCTGGGATTTCTGGCAGGCTTCCTGTGCCTGCTGCTGGGTCTGGTGGCCTATCACACCTGGAG AAAGAAGAGTTCTACCAAGCTGAATGAGGATGAGAATTCAGCAGAGATGGCCACTAAGAAAAATACTATCCAG ATGACCCCTTCCTAA
- the Siglec1 gene encoding sialoadhesin isoform X2 has product MHLGTGMCVLFSLLLLASVFSLGQTTWGVSSPKNVQGLSGSCLLIPCIFSYPADVPVSNGITAIWYYDYSGKRQVVIHSGDPKLVDKRFRGRAELMGNMDHKVCNLLLKDLKPEDSGTYNFRFEISDSNRWLDVKGTTVTVTTDPSPPTITIPEELREGMERNFNCSTPYLCLQEKQVSLQWRGQDPTHSVTSSFQSLEPTGVYHQTTLHMALSWQDHGRTLLCQFSLGAHSSRKEVYLQVPHAPKGVEILLSSSGRNILPGDPVTLTCRVNSSYPAVSAVQWARDGVNLGVTGHVLRLFSAAWNDSGAYTCQATNDMGSLVSSPLSLHVFMAEVKMNPAGPVLENETVTLLCSTPKEAPQELRYSWYKNHILLEDAHASTLHLPAVTRADTGFYFCEVQNAQGSERSSPLSVVVRYPPLTPDLTTFLETQAGLVGILHCSVVSEPLATVVLSHGGLTLASNSGENDFNPRFRISSAPNSLRLEIRDLQPADSGEYTCLAVNSLGNSTSSLDFYANVARLLINPSAEVVEGQAVTLSCRSGLSPAPDTRFSWYLNGALLLEGSSSSLLLPAASSTDAGSYYCRTQAGPNTSGPSLPTVLTVFYPPRKPTFTARLDLDTSGVGDGRRGILLCHVDSDPPAQLRLLHKGHVVATSLPSRCGSCSQRTKVSRTSNSLHVEIQKPVLEDEGVYLCEASNTLGNSSAAASFNAKATVLVITPSNTLREGTEANLTCNVNQEVAVSPANFSWFRNGVLWTQGSLETVRLQPVARTDAAVYACRLLTEDGAQLSAPVVLSVLYAPDPPKLSALLDVGQGHMAVFICTVDSYPLAHLSLFRGDHLLATNLEPQRPSHGRIQAKATANSLQLEVRELGLVDSGNYHCEATNILGSANSSLFFQVRGAWVQVSPSPELREGQAVVLSCQVPTGVSEGTSYSWYQDGRPLQESTSSTLRIAAISLRQAGAYHCQAQAPDTAIASLAAPVSLHVSYTPRHVTLSALLSTDPERLGHLVCSVQSDPPAQLQLFHRNRLVASTLQGADELAGSNPRLHVTVLPNELRLQIHFPELEDDGTYTCEASNTLGQASAAADFDAQAVRVTVWPNATVQEGQQVNLTCLVWSTHQDSLSYTWYKGGQQLLGARSITLPSVKVLDATSYRCGVGLPGHAPHLSRPVTLDVLHAPRNLRLTYLLETQGRQLALVLCTVDSRPPAQLTLSHGDQLVASSTEASVPNTLRLELQDPRPSNEGLYSCSAHSPLGKANTSLELLLEGVRVKMNPSGSVPEGEPVTVTCEDPAALSSALYAWFHNGHWLQEGPASSLQFLVTTRAHAGAYFCQVHDTQGTRSSRPASLQILYAPRDAVLSSFRDSRTRLMVVIQCTVDSEPPAEMVLSHNGKVLAASHERHSSASGIGHIQVARNALRLQVQDVTLGDGNTYVCTAQNTLGSISTTQRLLTETDIRVTAEPGLDVPEGTALNLSCLLPGGSGPTGNSSFTWFWNRHRLHSAPVPTLSFTPVVRAQAGLYHCRADLPTGATTSAPVMLRVLYPPKTPTLIVFVEPQGGHQGILDCRVDSEPLAILTLHRGSQLVASNQLHDAPTKPHIRVTAPPNALRVDIEELGPSNQGEYVCTASNTLGSASASAYFGTRALHQLQLFQRLLWVLGFLAGFLCLLLGLVAYHTWRKKSSTKLNEDENSAEMATKKNTIQVLMQPQMEPHLVSQP; this is encoded by the exons ATGCACCTGGGCACTGGGATGTGTGTCCTGttctccctgctcctgctggcctcTGTCTTCTCACTAG GCCAGACCACATGGGGTGTCTCCAGTCCCAAGAATGTGCAGGGCTTGTCGGGATCCTGCCTGCTCATTCCCTGCATCTTCAGCTACCCTGCCGATGTCCCAGTGTCCAATGGCATCACAGCCATCTGGTACTATGACTACTCGGGCAAGCGGCAGGTGGTAATCCACTCAGGGGACCCCAAGCTGGTGGACAAGCGTTTCAGGGGTCGAGCTGAACTGATGGGGAACATGGACCACAAGGTGTGCAACCTGTTGCTCAAAGACTTGAAGCCTGAAGACTCTGGCACCTACAACTTCCGCTTTGAGATCAGTGATAGCAACCGCTGGTTAGATGTCAAAGGCACCACGGTCACTGTGACAA CGGATCCCAGCCCCCCCACTATTACCATTCCTGAGGAGCTGCGTGAAGGCATGGAGAGGAACTTCAACTGTTCCACACCCTACCTGTGCCTGCAGGAGAAGCAAGTCAGCCTGCAGTGGCGAGGCCAGGACCCCACCCACTCTGTCACCTCCAGCTTCCAGAGCCTCGAGCCCACTGGCGTCTATCACCAGACGACCCTACATATGGCCCTATCCTGGCAGGACCACGGTCGGACCCTGCTCTGCCAGTTCTCATTGGGCGCACACAGTAGTCGGAAAGAGGTTTACCTGCAAGTGCCAC ATGCCCCCAAAGGTGTGGAGATCCTCCTCAGCTCCTCAGGGAGGAACATCCTTCCCGGGGATCCAGTCACACTCACCTGCAGAGTGAACAGCAGCTATCCTGCTGTCAGTGCCGTGCAGTGGGCCAGGGACGGAGTGAACCTCGGAGTCACGGGACATGTGCTTCGGCTGTTCTCAGCAGCCTGGAATGATTCTGGGGCCTACACCTGCCAAGCAACAAATGATATGGGCTCTCTGGTGTCATCCCCGCTCAGCCTCCATGTTTTTA TGGCTGAAGTCAAAATGAACCCCGCAGGGCCCGTCTTGGAAAATGAGACAGTGACTCTGCTCTGTAGCACGCCGAAGGAGGCTCCCCAGGAGCTCCGCTATAGCTGGTACAAGAACCACATTCTCCTGGAAGATGCCCATGCCTCAACCTTGCACCTGCCTGCAGTCACCAGGGCTGATACTGGCTTCTACTTCTGTGAAGTGCAGAATGCCCAGGGCAGTGAGCGCTCCAGTCCATTGAGTGTGGTGGTCAGAT ATCCACCCCTTACTCCAGACCTGACCACCTTCCTGGAGACACAGGCCGGACTTGTGGGCATCTTGCATTGCTCCGTGGTCAGTGAGCCCCTGGCTACTGTGGTGCTGTCACACGGAGGCCTCACGTTGGCCTCCAACTCTGGAGAAAATGACTTCAACCCCCGATTCAGGATCTCCTCTGCCCCCAACTCCCTGCGCCTAGAAATCCGAGACTTGCAGCCAGCAGACAGCGGAGAGTACACATGCTTAGCTGTCAACTCCCTTGGAAACTCAACGTCCAGCCTAGACTTCTATGCTAATG TGGCCCGACTCCTCATCAACCCTTCAGCAGAGGTTGTGGAAGGGCAGGCGGTGACCCTGAGCTGCAGGAGTGGCCTGAGCCCAGCTCCTGACACTCGCTTCTCCTGGTACCTGAACGGAGCTCTACTTCTGGAAGGATCCAGCAGCAGCCTCCTGCTTCCTGCGGCTTCCAGCACTGATGCGGGCTCATACTACTGTAGGACGCAGGCTGGCCCCAACACCAGCGGCCCCTCCCTGCCTACTGTCCTCACTGTGTTCT ATCCCCCAAGAAAGCCCACATTCACTGCCAGGCTGGATTTGGATACCTCTGGAGTCGGGGATGGACGACGGGGCATCCTCTTGTGCCACGTAGACAGCGATCCCCCAGCCCAGCTACGGCTTCTCCACAAAGGCCATGTTGTGGCCACTTCTCTGCCATCAAGGTGTGGGAGCTGTTCCCAGCGCACAAAAGTCAGCAGAACCTCCAACTCACTGCACGTGGAGATCCAGAAGCCTGTATTAGAGGATGAGGGCGTGTACCTGTGTGAGGCTAGCAACACATTGGGCAACTCCTCAGCCGCAGCCTCTTTCAATGCTAAGG CCACTGTACTGGTCATCACACCGTCAAATACACTGCGTGAAGGCACAGAGGCCAACCTAACTTGCAACGTGAACCAGGAGGTTGCTGTCAGCCCTGCCAACTTCTCCTGGTTCCGGAATGGAGTGCTGTGGACCCAGGGATCACTGGAGACTGTGAGGCTGCAGCCTGTGGCCAGAACTGATGCTGCTGTCTATGCCTGCCGCCTCCTCACCGAGGATGGGGCTCAGCTCTCGGCTCCTGTGGTCCTAAGTGTGCTGT ATGCCCCAGACCCTCCAAAGCTGTCAGCCCTCCTAGATGTGGGTCAGGGCCACATGGCCGTGTTCATCTGCACTGTGGACAGCTATCCCCTGGCTCACCTGTCTCTGTTCCGTGGGGACCATCTCCTGGCCACCAACTTGGAACCCCAGCGTCCCTCCCATGGCAGGATCCAGGCCAAGGCCACAGCCAACTCCCTGCAGCTAGAGGTCCGAGAACTAGGTCTTGTGGACTCTGGAAACTACCACTGTGAAGCCACCAATATTCTTGGGTCAGCCAACAGTTCACTCTTCTTCCAGGTCAGAG GAGCCTGGGTCCAGGTTTCACCATCACCTGAGCTCCGGGAGGGCCAGGCTGTGGTCCTGAGCTGCCAGGTGCCCACAGGAGTCTCTGAGGGGACCTCATACAGCTGGTATCAGGATGGCCGCCCCCTCCAGGAGTCAACCTCATCTACACTCCGCATTGCAGCCATAAGTCTGAGGCAAGCTGGTGCCTACCATTGCCAAGCTCAGGCCCCAGACACAGCTATTGCCAGCCTGGCTGCCCCTGTCAGCCTCCATGTGTCCT ATACCCCACGTCATGTTACACTCAGTGCCCTGCTGAGCACGGACCCTGAGCGACTAGGCCACCTGGTGTGCAGTGTACAAAGTGACCCTCCAGCGCAGCTGCAACTGTTTCACCGGAATCGCCTCGTGGCCTCTACCCTACAAGGCGCGGACGAATTGGCAGGCAGTAATCCCCGGCTGCATGTGACTGTGCTCCCCAATGAGCTGCGCCTGCAGATCCACTTTCCAGAGCTGGAGGATGACGGGACCTATACATGCGAAGCCAGCAACACACTGGGCCAGGCCTCGGCTGCAGCTGACTTCGATGCCCAGG CTGTGCGAGTGACTGTGTGGCCCAATGCCACTGTGCAAGAGGGGCAGCAGGTGAACCTGACCTGCTTGGTGTGGAGCACCCACCAGGACTCACTCAGCTACACATGGTACAAGGGCGGGCAACAACTCCTTGGTGCCAGATCCATCACCCTGCCCAGTGTTAAGGTTTTGGATGCTACCTCCTACCGCTGTGGTGTGGGGCTCCCCGGCCACGCaccccatctctccagacccgtGACCCTGGATGTCCTCC ATGCTCCCCGAAACCTGCGGCTGACCTACCTCCTAGAGACCCAGGGCAGGCAGCTGGCCCTGGTACTGTGTACGGTGGATAGTCGTCCACCTGCCCAGCTAACTCTCAGCCATGGTGACCAGCTTGTAGCCTCCTCAACTGAAGCCTCTGTCCCCAACACCCTGCGCCTAGAGCTTCAGGATCCAAGGCCTAGTAATGAGGGGCTCTATAGCTGCTCTGCCCACAGCCCATTGGGCAAGGCCAACACGTCCCTGGAACTTCTGCTGGAAG GTGTCCGAGTGAAAATGAATCCCTCTGGTAGTGTACCCGAGGGAGAGCCTGTCACAGTGACCTGCGAGGACCCTGCTGCCCTCTCATCCGCCCTCTATGCCTGGTTTCACAATGGCCATTGGCTTCAGGAGGGACCGGCTTCCTCACTCCAGTTCCTGGTGACTACACGGGCTCACGCTGGTGCTTACTTTTGCCAGGTGCATGATACACAAGGCACACGGAGCTCCAGACCTGCCAGCCTGCAAATTCTCT ATGCCCCCCGGGATgctgtcctgtcttcctttcGAGACTCAAGGACCAGGCTCATGGTCGTGATTCAGTGCACCGTGGACAGTGAGCCACCTGCTGAGATGGTCCTATCCCACAATGGCAAGGTGCTAGCTGCCAGCCACGAGCGTCACAGCTCAGCATCAGGGATAGGCCACATCCAGGTAGCCCGAAATGCTCTTCGACTACAAGTGCAAGATGTGACTCTGGGTGATGGCAACACCTATGTTTGCACAGCCCAGAATACACTGGGCTCCATCAGTACCACCCAGAGGCTTCTGACGGAGACTG ATATACGTGTGACAGCTGAGCCAGGCTTGGATGTGCCAGAGGGCACAGCTCTGAACTTAAGCTGCCTCCTCCCTGGTGGCTCTGGGCCCACGGGCAACTCTTCCTTCACGTGGTTCTGGAATCGCCACCGACTACATTCAGCTCCTGTGCCCACACTCTCCTTCACCCCTGTGGTCCGGGCTCAGGCTGGGCTGTACCACTGCAGGGCTGATCTCCCCACCGGGGCCACTACCTCTGCTCCAGTTATGCTCCGTGTCCTCT atccccccaAGACGCCCACTCTCATAGTGTTTGTGGAGCCTCAGGGTGGCCACCAGGGCATCCTCGACTGTCGAGTGGACAGTGAGCCCCTGGCCATCCTCACTCTTCACCGGGGCAGTCAACTAGTAGCCTCCAACCAACTTCACGATGCTCCCACCAAGCCCCACATCCGAGTCACTGCTCCTCCCAATGCCTTGAGAGTGGACATAGAGGAGCTCGGCCCTAGCAATCAAGGGGAGTATGTGTGCACTGCCTCCAACACTCTgggctctgcctcagcctctgcctaCTTTGGGACCAGAG CTCTGCACCAACTGCAGCTGTTCCAGAGGCTGCTCTGGGTCCTGGGATTTCTGGCAGGCTTCCTGTGCCTGCTGCTGGGTCTGGTGGCCTATCACACCTGGAG AAAGAAGAGTTCTACCAAGCTGAATGAGGATGAGAATTCAGCAGAGATGGCCACTAAGAAAAATACTATCCAG GTTTTGATGCAGCCACAAATGGAACCCCATCTCGTGTCACAGCCCTGA